DNA sequence from the Juglans microcarpa x Juglans regia isolate MS1-56 chromosome 5S, Jm3101_v1.0, whole genome shotgun sequence genome:
AAAGCTGGATTTTCCAAATCTATCTGCTTTTTTGCTTTCTATTGTTCTCTTAAGGCAAGGGCAAGGCATAAAAAACATTGTGCAGTTGGCGTTTAAGAAGTTGGCGTCATGTCAACATTTTTGGTGTTAGcgttctttcttctttttcttgtttttttctttaaatttaaaatttttaactttttaatactTTCTATAGCAACGaaagaatatattttctaaGCACTTCGACTCTTGATTTGTCAAGGAGGTGTCAATCAGCCTAAGTGCCATTGGCTGCCTGTTTTGATGTTAGCTGAAGTTAGGTTCCTaaattcttcctttttttgggTTGGTGGTGATGTTTGAATACCACGAAATCCAAAATGCACAAAATGCAGGTTAAAAGGTCATAACTTAGGAACAAAATTTTGGAGAACATGCTCAATGGTATCATTATAATTGCATGAGGCTCAGATTACATGGAAATTGATACCTCGAAGCCTCCAAATAGATCAATGAGTTAATAAAAAATGCAGATGGATAGGCATAAACAAGGCTATGGTTAATAACTGAGTCCAAGCTGAAGTCCAAGGGCAGCGTGTACAAGAAACAGTGACATAATCCCGCCACCCAAGATACCATGAACACTTCTTAATCCAGGATTATTCTGCGTGATTAAAGCGCAAAAAGAAAAGTTTGAGATTACAAAAGATGggtgtacacacacacatacacaataacCAATAATTAGAGAAACAAGGTTCTCAACATTTATGATCACCTCAAATAATACAGGTAATGTGGATTGTATGGTCAAGAGGGCTAGGCCAATCAAACCTGTAACAGCATGAGGACTGCAACCAAACATTCGAAGTTGAAACTCAGAATGGACTTGTTCAAacttacaagaaaaaaagactCGAAGAAACATAACTGTAAAAGTACCTCTCAAAGATGGGTTTGTCTGAAGTAAGCAGAGCTGTTATTCCACCAGTTGCTCcaagagcaaagaagaaaaacatccCACCTAGAAGCTTCGGGTGCAAGTCTTTGGCCTTAGCCTTCTCCTCCTGAATTAATCAAAGTATAGCATGACATCCAGATATCATAACAGTACAACACAGCATCCAATTTATTAGTCTCAATTAACAGGTACTGTAATGTATTTCTTACTACATCATCAGAAAATCGTATTCGGAAACCTAGATAGGTTCCATAGCCACCCATGGCAAAGAGCACAACTGCCTACAAGTTCAAGGATAAAAACATAGGAAATTAGATGATACAGACTCTAAACCAGAAACTTGATAGCACAATTAGAGTAGCATAGGTGGTAagttttatgtaatgtatttacttatatataaaaaaaagttttatgtaATGTAAGGTGGAGGGAAAAATGAGGATATTATACCATGTTTCCTGGGTGACCCCAATGTACAAGCCAGTCGGGAAGATTCCATGACTTGACAAGCTCAGCAAAAGGCCCAAACACGGATCTCACTGCCCCAGCTGTTACTCAGATATTCAAAGTTAtggtttttcatatataaatttttaacaaGTAACACTGGGTAAAGCTAACCTCAAAGGAAACTCACTATTTGGATTATGCAGATGAGTTCTATTAAATGCTTGAAAAGCATGGGAATTGTAACATAGATAATAGGCTAGTAAATACTTTATGACAAGTGAAACTTCAGATGCTCAAACCTACAgatatatttagaaaattaaaagcATCATCATATTTTACTAGCCTCCTGAGATCACCGAGGAGGCAGCAACCCAGCATCAAATTTTTCAAGTCCTAATGTGGATACTTTTCATGGTGTCTGGCCACTAAAAGTTAAAGGTATTATGACAGGACTGCAGTAGATAGAATTCAGTGACCAGTTTATTTGAATGAGGATACAGAAAGTATATTCAGAACATAAATTGCTCTCAGCTCTCTGGGGCAACATATGATGAACTATTTATTCCTTTGATTGCACAATATTTGTATGAGTGCCTTTGCTGGCTGTCCAAGGCTTTAAATTCCAAAGGAACAGAATCCTGAATGATCGGTCATGTCCTGAGTTcattaacaattatattcttCATTCTCCGACAAAGGCTCAAAAAGGAAGTTTTCCTTTAAGGTATTTAATTATTCTGAAATGTACAATGCCAGCACGTCCAAGTATAAAACAAAGACTTAACCTCTACCTAGGCCAGAGTTCCACTAATTCAGCTAAAAATACTCCCATATTCATCTCCAATAGACCTGCTCATATCAACTTGGTAGATATTAAAGCTCCTAGGCTTTAAACTCTAGGACTCTTCATCCTACCATCTACACCTTAAGAGTCAAAATTCCAACATGTGACCCAGGAATAAacgaaacaaaaaacaaaatcccaaTTCCAAAAATTAATGGACTCTCCATGAGCAGCATCAATTACAacaataatttgattcttacaatGAGGATTCAACCATGGGCATGTTTTGGTAAATCTTACTGCGACACTACCCTAGAAAAcaccaagaaaatatttaagaactCAAAATAACTCTCAAGTGCTAAACCATTTTCTAAACACATATACTAATCATAATACTAATACGATGCTAGCATAATGTCGTTGTTTCTAAACATAATACTAATCAGACACTAAATTCACAAAAGAAGACTAATGTAAAGCTCGAGTatctaatgaaataaaaaattacccCCAGGAAGAGTAGCCAGGAAGAGCAAAGGCAGAGGAGTGAAGGAGTATAAGAAGGATTCACTGGGCTCTTCTATGCCGtcttctttttcaactttttcaacaGCTTTACCAATCCCATTCTTCATTGCAAAAGACGGACTGATAACGAGGGTTCTTGCTGTTGGTCTAGCAGCAGCCAACGTGCGGGTGAGGAGTTTGGAAAATGTTGGTAAGGAAGGAGGTTGAGGAGATACAGAAAGAACAGCAGAGGCATTGACTATTGCCATTTGCAGACACAAAAATATCAAGGAGTATAGTTGGTTTAGAAGAGTTGAAGTTTTGTAGGGACTGAGATAGAGTCAGAGATTGTTGGTACGAAGGACAATCCGAATCCGGAGAAGGAAATAGTAAAGATAGAGAGACGAGTTAATAGGAAAGGCGAGGAAAGAGACACGCCAACATGCCTATACACGTAGTATTCATTTCCACGTGGTCTCAACACCAACCTCGTCTCCCTCGCTATCGTTGTTCGAGACCTTTCCATGATTTTCGGGTTCGACGCCAAGGACGAATCCCAAGGGGACAAGGGGGATCCCTCggattttggaaagaaaaaatattacagAGCAGTACTGCACATCTCGAAAAAATATCGAATATTTATCTCGAAaggtgtattttatttttttattttattttatttttttatatatttttttaatcatcataaatattttttaaaaaataaaagaatttataacatcattaaaaaataatttcttaatcactaagttaaaaaaaaaaaaatccattcaaaacactttttgaattcGAAATTTAGAatctaaagcatttctcaatattataatatactctctttttattttatttttttaatttttaatatatatatatatatcttagatttttaataattgagaaaatatgagaaaaaaaaaggaaaaaactagaATCTTACCAAGTTATACGTTAATATaaaggaaaaagttattttgccTCCCCACTTTGCCCACTCTATTTGACTgttagttaaattttttttttatttagtgattttaagtgtattgatatatttttttttatttttttaaaatatttaaatattttaaaaaaatgtgaaaagaaaaaaacaaatttaccACCCAGCGGTCAAgttggggcggcatagtagccgtaccctaatataaatatagtttttgtattaaatgagcttcttgaatttaaattttaaatagaagcgcttttatctataaaaatgtCACGATATAAAATCTTAGCACACTGAGTTTGGAAGCCAAAATAATTGCTCATCTAACCATAAATGATTTGTACTTCGGGGTGCTACCCAGCTACCCCGCATGGTTAGGGTTGGTTATTTCCTCTCGGAACTTGCCCCCACAAACGGGAGATGGGGTAACCCATCCGGGTATCGGGGTGTGGGGGCGAACATCCCATCCCCTGCCACATAAATGGGTCATTGGCTTAAAGCACGTTCTTGGACTTAAAATGGTCTAGAAACACATGTAATGCGCCAAAACTGGTCCTTTTTGGACCATTTTGGCCACTAATTGAACTAAAAAAgctacaaaatttaaaataacaaagaataatttataataatagaaattattaattatatactactaagttataactattaactaatgATCATAATTAAGCTATTACAATGATATAAATTAGGAgaaaactattacaaaaattacaaattcatctaaaaatattacaagttgcactattgtagcaacattacatttaactaattaagtaaattaagaaaataat
Encoded proteins:
- the LOC121266755 gene encoding uncharacterized protein LOC121266755, producing MAIVNASAVLSVSPQPPSLPTFSKLLTRTLAAARPTARTLVISPSFAMKNGIGKAVEKVEKEDGIEEPSESFLYSFTPLPLLFLATLPGAGAVRSVFGPFAELVKSWNLPDWLVHWGHPGNMAVVLFAMGGYGTYLGFRIRFSDDVEEKAKAKDLHPKLLGGMFFFFALGATGGITALLTSDKPIFESPHAVTGLIGLALLTIQSTLPVLFENNPGLRSVHGILGGGIMSLFLVHAALGLQLGLSY